From the Anguilla anguilla isolate fAngAng1 chromosome 8, fAngAng1.pri, whole genome shotgun sequence genome, one window contains:
- the LOC118233665 gene encoding CKLF-like MARVEL transmembrane domain-containing protein 7, giving the protein MSHTIGTPATSPTSDGSIMNFAFTQSLQGMLRIAQVMVLLIAFLLVCCAPDWPEHYAFRFFEVVTLWFFFVLLIFLLMHIFRLHGKVPYINWVLTEFLHYAVGALLIFIASIVAAASSWGLMSLVLGSIFGFIGAILMAISIRKLHKVITGSKQSSSAV; this is encoded by the exons ATGTCTCACACTATTGGAACGCCAGCCACTTCGCCGACATCTGACGGGAGCATTATGAATTTTGCTTTTACTCAATCTCTACAAGGGATGCTGAGGATTGCTCAAGTG ATGGTGCTTCTGATCGCCTTCTTGCTTGTGTGCTGTGCTCCGGACTGGCCTGAGCATTACGCCTTCCGTTTCTTCGAGGTGGTCACCCTATGGTTCTTCTTCGTCTtgctcatcttcctcctcatGCACATCTTCAGACTTCATGGCAAAGTGCCCTACATTAACTGGGTGTTAACG GAGTTCCTGCACTATGCTGTGGGGGCACTCCTCATCTTCATTGCTTCCATAGTGGCAGCCGCAAGCAGTTGGGGGCTCATGTCACTTGTCTTGGGATCA attttcGGGTTTATAGGCGCGATTCTGATGGCCATAAGCATACGGAAGTTACACAAGGTCATTACTGGTTCCAAGCAATCAA GTTCAGCAGTTTAG